In Moorena sp. SIOASIH, the following proteins share a genomic window:
- a CDS encoding CHAT domain-containing protein, which yields MVKKRIYSVLLSVVNTVILARGKSQEESSLTPLNKGGGKKVKKTEVLWDNLKRHLRLIAQLTTYYSSDLGRGNRKSLGLRRKRWIRLPLIALLTALLCNLVPPVLATAPKTLKVERLEVEGGEGLKVEGVEGLKVGKLKVEGLKVGRLNVEGDIALKGTNLGQKATLREQPANLAYSNAKGEQPDNLQPANLQPDNLQPDNLKPANLQPNNLTVSTLLKQGKGLYDSGRFAEAVDVLEQALESNQTQGDQLSEAMVLSNLSLAYQQLGLWTQAKNAIANSEKLLRSIKATDKSTGYLQVLAQSLMIKGSIELGSSEAKAAMESWEQAAVTYGELGDEAGQIRSRINIAQALQELGMYKRALNLLNQVEESLTAQPDSLNKAIGLRSLGNMRQLVGELSQSRGTLEKSLEIARSLPYSQEISATLFSLGNTARAQQELDEAIDYYQQAFNESTDLITKLEAQLNQLSLLIDLWSRYGNDTKRIKQAQALITQIQPQLESIPLSRRSIYLRINFAQSLMKDEVRSIKDEGNVQASAKGLQVSVNTSVERSYEIAKILATAVQQAKALGDKRAEAYALGSLGQLYEQNQQLPESQDLTQQALKLAQEINAPDISYRWQWQLGRILKQLGEEQNAIAAYTEAVNTLKSLRSDLVAVNQQVRFTFRESVEPVYREFVQLLLQSDSNEANPDNLEKAREIIESLQLAELDNYFRSACLNATPVVIDQVIDQVDTKAALIYPIILPESLDIIIRLPQQQLRHYRTKLPQDQIESALEDLRYILPQLHRRAFLPMSQQVYNWIIRPIEEDLANSQVDTLVFVLDGALRNIPMAALHDGKQYLVEKYSIALTPGLDLINPERLVREDIRVLTAGLSESRQGYPALPFVKVELEKIKAQVPSEILLNQDFTETSFENSVEADPFPVVHIASHGQFSSEAEKTFILTWDSEINVTELKDLLQTTDLRQATPIELLVLSACETAAGDKRAALGIAGVAVEAGARSTLATIWAVNDEATAVLMNRFYQELTDKSISKAEALNRAQKSILQDPNYEHPYYWAAYIMVGNWL from the coding sequence ATGGTCAAAAAAAGGATATATAGCGTTTTGCTCTCGGTCGTAAATACAGTTATTCTGGCAAGAGGCAAAAGCCAAGAGGAATCCTCCCTAACCCCCCTTAATAAGGGGGGAGGCAAGAAGGTAAAGAAAACTGAAGTTTTATGGGACAATCTAAAAAGACATCTTAGGTTGATAGCTCAACTAACAACATATTATTCTAGTGACCTGGGTCGAGGAAATCGTAAATCCTTAGGGTTGAGGAGAAAGAGGTGGATTAGGTTGCCTCTGATCGCTCTGTTAACAGCATTACTGTGCAATTTAGTCCCTCCGGTTTTAGCGACAGCCCCAAAAACGTTGAAGGTTGAAAGGTTGGAGGTTGAAGGGGGTGAAGGGTTGAAGGTTGAAGGGGTTGAAGGGTTGAAGGTTGGAAAGTTGAAGGTTGAAGGGTTGAAGGTTGGAAGGTTGAATGTTGAAGGGGATATTGCTCTTAAAGGGACAAACCTTGGCCAAAAGGCCACGCTACGCGAACAACCTGCTAACTTAGCCTACTCGAACGCCAAAGGCGAACAACCTGATAACCTTCAACCTGCTAACCTTCAACCTGATAACCTTCAACCTGATAACCTTAAACCTGCTAACCTTCAACCAAATAACCTGACAGTTTCCACGTTACTTAAACAGGGCAAAGGTCTCTACGATTCAGGTAGATTCGCCGAAGCAGTAGATGTTTTAGAACAAGCTCTTGAGAGTAATCAAACTCAGGGAGATCAACTCTCAGAAGCGATGGTGTTGAGTAATCTCTCGTTGGCTTATCAGCAACTAGGGTTATGGACTCAAGCCAAGAATGCGATCGCTAATAGTGAAAAACTATTGCGCTCTATAAAAGCCACCGATAAGTCTACAGGATACTTACAAGTGCTGGCTCAATCCCTAATGATCAAAGGAAGTATTGAGCTTGGTTCATCAGAAGCAAAAGCAGCAATGGAAAGTTGGGAGCAAGCTGCTGTAACTTATGGTGAATTAGGGGATGAAGCTGGTCAGATTCGCAGTCGGATTAATATAGCGCAAGCCCTACAAGAATTAGGAATGTATAAGCGGGCGTTGAATCTACTCAATCAGGTCGAGGAATCGTTAACTGCTCAACCTGACTCTTTGAACAAAGCGATCGGATTGCGATCGCTTGGGAATATGCGTCAATTAGTAGGAGAGCTGAGCCAATCCCGGGGAACCTTGGAAAAAAGCTTAGAGATTGCCCGAAGCTTACCATACTCTCAAGAGATTAGCGCTACATTATTTAGCTTAGGGAATACAGCAAGGGCTCAACAAGAATTAGACGAGGCTATTGATTACTATCAACAAGCATTCAATGAGTCTACGGATCTAATCACTAAGCTTGAAGCCCAATTAAATCAACTTAGCTTATTGATTGACCTTTGGTCACGCTACGGGAACGACACTAAAAGGATAAAGCAAGCCCAAGCATTAATTACTCAAATCCAGCCCCAACTGGAATCGATACCTCTGAGCCGCCGCAGTATCTATCTGAGGATTAATTTTGCTCAAAGCCTAATGAAGGATGAAGTTAGAAGTATCAAGGATGAAGGAAATGTTCAGGCTTCAGCCAAGGGACTTCAGGTTTCGGTTAACACTTCCGTTGAGCGTTCTTATGAAATTGCTAAAATCCTAGCTACTGCGGTACAACAAGCTAAAGCATTGGGAGATAAGCGAGCTGAAGCTTATGCTCTTGGTAGTCTAGGTCAACTGTATGAGCAGAATCAGCAGTTGCCAGAGTCTCAAGACCTGACTCAACAAGCCTTAAAGTTAGCCCAGGAAATCAATGCTCCGGATATTAGCTATCGCTGGCAATGGCAACTGGGACGTATTTTGAAACAGCTTGGGGAAGAGCAAAATGCGATCGCAGCTTACACCGAAGCAGTTAACACTCTCAAGTCTCTACGTAGTGACCTAGTAGCTGTTAACCAACAGGTGAGGTTTACATTTCGGGAGAGTGTCGAGCCAGTTTATCGAGAATTCGTGCAATTACTGCTGCAATCAGACAGCAATGAAGCCAATCCCGACAACTTGGAAAAAGCCCGTGAGATCATTGAGTCACTGCAGCTAGCCGAACTAGATAACTATTTCCGCTCAGCCTGCTTAAATGCTACTCCTGTAGTGATTGATCAAGTCATTGACCAAGTTGATACTAAAGCAGCATTAATCTATCCTATCATACTACCAGAAAGCTTGGATATCATTATCCGCTTACCCCAACAACAACTGCGCCACTATAGAACAAAGCTTCCCCAAGACCAAATTGAATCTGCTCTCGAAGACCTGCGTTACATCCTACCCCAGCTTCATCGACGGGCATTTTTACCAATGTCACAGCAGGTATACAATTGGATAATCCGACCCATTGAAGAGGATTTAGCTAACTCTCAAGTAGACACCCTAGTATTTGTGCTTGATGGAGCCTTACGTAATATTCCCATGGCAGCACTTCACGACGGTAAGCAGTATTTAGTCGAGAAGTATAGTATAGCGCTAACCCCTGGACTAGATTTAATAAATCCCGAGCGCTTAGTCAGGGAAGATATCAGAGTGCTAACGGCTGGGTTATCTGAATCCCGTCAGGGATATCCAGCTTTGCCATTTGTCAAAGTAGAGCTAGAGAAAATAAAGGCTCAAGTTCCTAGTGAAATCCTACTCAATCAGGACTTTACTGAAACCAGCTTTGAAAATTCTGTTGAAGCAGATCCTTTCCCAGTAGTACATATAGCCTCCCATGGTCAATTTAGCTCTGAAGCTGAGAAGACGTTCATTCTGACCTGGGATAGTGAGATCAATGTTACTGAGTTGAAGGACTTACTGCAAACAACAGACCTACGCCAAGCCACTCCGATCGAATTACTCGTGCTGAGTGCATGCGAAACGGCAGCTGGGGACAAGAGAGCGGCTCTGGGAATAGCTGGTGTAGCGGTAGAAGCAGGAGCACGTAGTACCCTCGCTACTATTTGGGCAGTTAATGATGAAGCCACAGCTGTCTTGATGAATCGATTTTACCAGGAACTTACTGACAAATCAATCTCAAAAGCTGAAGCCCTCAATCGCGCCCAAAAATCAATTTTACAAGACCCAAACTATGAACACCCTTATTACTGGGCTGCTTATATCATGGTAGGGAATTGGTTGTAA
- a CDS encoding ShlB/FhaC/HecB family hemolysin secretion/activation protein, translating to MFRFVAVVRSSSLLTLGVLAVVSSLILKPLEAGAAVNDQSLVFVKDSWPQKPVPIPENLNKGDDQVLGSDTVKNFNTIGINQLLSPPAPAKISQALPPNLPPGIELPEDRRRIPFPEPRRPPSLEPAPEPQPPQKLPPVDELLDPSTPSPDLPDEILEDIPRQIVIKRFNIIGSTVFSQEKLAEITKPFLNQPISFPALFKIRSEITELYDKEGYVNSGAYIPPQQLEDGVVRIDIIEGELEDIIVKGLSRLNPNYIKSRLAIATRKPLNVRRLLEALQMLRLDPLIANISAELSAGVEPGESLLEVTVTEADTFSTQIAIDNGRSPSVGSFRRRPQIREGNLLGLGDALEFNYTNTDGSDTFDVSYTLPINPRNGTLRFAYGTTSSEVIEPPFDRIDIDSESRFYEITLRQPVFQTPTEEVAIGITGSRQESETSILNRPFPLSVGADNEGRTRINAIRLFQEWTKRSEQQVLAARSQLSIGISSGDTTINRGEPDSNFFAWRGQGQWVRLLAPNTILLIRGDVQLADRGLVPLEQIGIGGLESVRGYRQDLILSDNGAFISAELRLPIIQNADSGTLVQLTPFLDFGTGWNESDDDAIDDNTIASIGLGLRWQQGDLLEANLGWGLQLVDVETRDRTLQEDGFYFSVIFRPF from the coding sequence ATGTTTAGATTTGTTGCAGTAGTCAGGAGTTCATCTTTGTTAACCTTGGGTGTATTAGCAGTCGTTAGTAGCCTAATCTTGAAACCGTTAGAAGCTGGAGCTGCTGTTAATGATCAGAGTCTAGTCTTCGTAAAGGATTCATGGCCGCAGAAACCAGTGCCAATTCCAGAAAACTTGAACAAAGGGGATGATCAAGTTTTAGGGAGCGACACTGTAAAAAATTTCAACACCATCGGTATTAACCAACTCCTCAGTCCTCCAGCCCCTGCAAAAATTAGTCAAGCCCTACCTCCAAACCTACCTCCGGGTATAGAGCTACCCGAGGATCGGCGGCGAATCCCTTTCCCCGAGCCTAGACGACCTCCCTCTCTGGAACCAGCACCAGAACCTCAACCTCCCCAGAAACTTCCTCCTGTGGACGAACTTCTTGACCCATCTACTCCTAGCCCCGATTTACCGGACGAAATTCTGGAGGACATTCCAAGACAAATCGTCATTAAACGCTTTAATATTATTGGCTCAACGGTATTCAGCCAGGAAAAATTAGCGGAAATTACCAAACCTTTCCTCAATCAACCCATATCTTTCCCAGCATTATTTAAAATCCGGTCTGAGATCACGGAGTTATATGATAAAGAAGGATACGTTAACTCTGGAGCCTATATCCCACCTCAGCAACTTGAGGATGGGGTAGTTAGAATTGACATTATCGAAGGGGAATTAGAAGATATTATTGTCAAGGGTCTGAGTCGGCTTAATCCTAATTACATCAAAAGCCGTCTTGCGATCGCTACCAGGAAGCCTCTGAATGTAAGGCGCTTACTGGAAGCCTTACAAATGCTGCGACTCGACCCTCTAATTGCCAACATCTCAGCTGAACTATCGGCAGGTGTTGAGCCTGGGGAGAGTTTGCTAGAAGTGACAGTAACTGAAGCCGATACCTTCAGCACCCAAATAGCAATAGATAATGGGCGCTCTCCCAGTGTAGGAAGCTTTCGGCGTCGTCCCCAAATTCGAGAAGGCAATTTACTGGGATTGGGAGATGCTTTGGAATTCAACTATACCAACACTGATGGTAGTGATACCTTTGATGTTAGCTATACCTTACCGATTAATCCCCGTAATGGTACTCTGCGCTTTGCCTATGGGACAACATCTAGTGAAGTAATTGAGCCTCCTTTTGATAGGATAGATATTGACTCAGAATCACGGTTTTATGAAATAACCCTGCGCCAGCCTGTATTCCAAACCCCTACCGAAGAAGTAGCTATTGGTATAACCGGCTCACGCCAGGAAAGTGAAACATCTATCTTAAATAGACCCTTTCCTTTATCAGTAGGGGCTGATAATGAAGGGCGTACGCGGATTAATGCCATCCGGTTATTCCAAGAGTGGACTAAGCGCAGTGAGCAACAAGTTTTAGCAGCTCGCTCCCAGTTAAGTATCGGGATTAGTTCAGGAGATACTACCATTAACAGGGGTGAACCAGATAGCAATTTCTTCGCTTGGCGTGGTCAAGGCCAATGGGTAAGGCTACTGGCACCAAACACTATATTATTAATCCGAGGGGATGTGCAACTAGCAGACCGAGGCTTGGTACCATTAGAACAGATAGGGATTGGGGGTTTAGAGAGTGTACGGGGCTATCGCCAGGATCTGATTTTATCAGACAATGGTGCATTTATTTCGGCGGAGCTGCGTCTGCCAATTATTCAGAATGCTGATAGCGGAACTCTAGTGCAGTTGACTCCTTTTCTTGATTTTGGTACTGGCTGGAATGAATCCGATGACGATGCAATTGATGATAATACGATCGCATCCATTGGTCTAGGTTTGCGATGGCAGCAAGGAGATTTATTAGAGGCTAATCTCGGCTGGGGCTTGCAGTTAGTGGATGTTGAAACTAGGGATAGAACGTTACAGGAAGATGGCTTCTATTTTTCGGTGATTTTTAGACCATTTTGA
- a CDS encoding helix-turn-helix domain-containing protein: MNQQMNQQTKIVGTTQAAFLLGICVQRVRQLLKNGRIKGAQKVGRFWQIPLFNGLPKVSPGRRGPKGTWRRGFQKVATYIHVNQNVIKQNKKYDTYKPVLTVKQGNRNTYGHYVEIKGPSRLVYQPNCPKDCGATVWLEVDPSVEILTKVFS, translated from the coding sequence ATGAACCAACAGATGAACCAACAAACCAAGATAGTCGGAACTACCCAAGCAGCGTTTCTTCTAGGGATTTGTGTCCAACGAGTTCGGCAACTTCTGAAAAATGGCAGAATTAAGGGCGCTCAAAAAGTTGGCAGATTTTGGCAAATTCCCCTATTTAACGGCTTACCCAAGGTCAGTCCCGGTCGCCGTGGACCAAAGGGAACCTGGAGAAGAGGTTTCCAAAAGGTGGCGACTTACATCCACGTCAACCAGAACGTCATTAAGCAAAATAAAAAGTACGACACCTACAAGCCTGTGCTGACCGTCAAACAAGGTAATCGCAACACCTACGGTCATTATGTAGAAATCAAAGGCCCATCTCGGTTAGTCTATCAACCCAATTGTCCTAAGGATTGTGGGGCTACGGTGTGGCTAGAAGTTGACCCTTCTGTGGAAATTCTCACTAAAGTGTTTAGTTAA
- a CDS encoding filamentous hemagglutinin N-terminal domain-containing protein, translated as MALDVWKEHNTQLGLALCLAISGAYAFPINQAHAQITPDTTLLPGERSELDLGSGEVNGKIVDLIKGGAIRDINLFHSFLEFNVGNGQRVYFANPAGIENILSRVTGGNPSNILGTLGINGGANLFLINPKGIFFGDKAKLDVSGSFVGTTADGIGFGNQGVFSASNPEPPSPLLTVNPNVFFFNQIPGNITTSKAKLENLAVNNLLLLGGDIEVIGDSKISTNQGGNILLAGLGAPGEVALTRDGDNIGLDFPDGVKKGNVRVTNSAIETLVPEDGNVDSGDIRIIADSVEVETSSNDQGIVTITDNNGNKSGDIIITVDNSISINSTPEQDLQVISTINDVNDQNGAVISITTNSLVIIDPIQGSQDGDLTLTDDGTGETAGSIITNVDAVGGNISISTTNIVLSENQATIQTDQASQGQDSRAGDVSLEVNGNIALAGNTRLDIEAEKDQDIPSDNEKINDIFANAETAKDGNIAITLQGLLRNFRLQEGRTPFNDISAISFTGNSSLSGLLEINGTLNYTQDPGNLPTSLVNPSQLIVANCPTSGKVALDQPNRIDKVTSTPTPEVSYLPMRGKRPTANTPTPVRPKKIVEAQGWTVDEDGTIILTVEPNTVIPKSNWYIPKYCIDTD; from the coding sequence ATGGCATTAGATGTTTGGAAAGAGCATAACACTCAGTTAGGTTTAGCGCTATGTTTAGCCATTAGTGGAGCGTACGCCTTTCCCATAAACCAAGCTCATGCTCAGATTACTCCTGATACTACGTTGCTCCCGGGAGAAAGGTCAGAGCTAGACCTGGGCTCGGGTGAGGTAAATGGGAAAATTGTTGATCTAATTAAAGGAGGGGCAATCCGAGATATCAACTTGTTCCATAGCTTTTTGGAATTTAATGTCGGAAACGGGCAACGGGTTTATTTTGCTAATCCAGCTGGGATTGAAAATATTTTGTCTCGGGTAACTGGTGGGAATCCTTCTAATATTCTTGGCACCTTGGGTATCAATGGTGGAGCGAATTTGTTCTTGATTAATCCCAAGGGAATTTTCTTTGGGGATAAGGCGAAGCTGGATGTATCCGGTTCCTTTGTAGGCACCACTGCTGATGGGATTGGGTTTGGCAATCAAGGAGTGTTTAGTGCCTCTAATCCCGAGCCTCCGTCACCATTGCTGACCGTTAATCCTAATGTGTTCTTCTTTAATCAAATTCCCGGTAATATTACCACTAGTAAAGCCAAGTTAGAGAATCTAGCAGTTAATAACCTATTGTTACTCGGTGGTGATATTGAGGTTATCGGAGATAGTAAGATATCCACCAATCAAGGTGGGAATATTCTGTTAGCGGGATTGGGCGCACCGGGAGAAGTAGCATTAACCAGAGATGGTGACAATATTGGCTTAGATTTTCCTGATGGCGTTAAGAAAGGGAATGTTCGAGTCACCAATAGCGCTATAGAAACTTTGGTGCCAGAAGATGGAAATGTTGATAGTGGTGACATTAGGATTATTGCTGATTCTGTAGAAGTAGAAACCTCCAGCAACGATCAGGGAATTGTTACGATAACTGATAATAATGGCAATAAAAGTGGTGATATAATAATAACAGTTGATAACTCAATATCGATTAATTCTACTCCTGAGCAAGACCTTCAGGTAATCTCCACTATCAATGACGTAAATGATCAAAATGGAGCTGTGATTTCTATCACAACTAATTCACTTGTGATTATTGATCCTATTCAGGGAAGTCAGGATGGAGACTTGACCTTAACTGATGACGGAACAGGTGAAACAGCAGGAAGTATAATAACAAATGTAGATGCTGTTGGCGGAAACATTAGCATCAGTACGACTAACATTGTACTATCGGAAAACCAAGCTACCATTCAAACAGACCAAGCTAGTCAGGGACAAGATAGCCGTGCTGGGGATGTCTCATTGGAGGTTAATGGTAATATTGCTCTCGCCGGTAATACCAGACTTGATATCGAAGCTGAAAAGGATCAGGATATCCCCTCCGACAATGAAAAGATTAACGATATCTTTGCCAATGCTGAAACAGCCAAAGATGGAAACATCGCTATCACCCTGCAAGGCTTATTGAGAAATTTCAGGTTGCAGGAAGGTCGGACTCCATTTAATGATATCTCTGCTATTAGTTTTACAGGGAATTCGTCTTTATCTGGGTTGTTGGAGATCAATGGCACCCTTAATTATACTCAGGATCCTGGCAACTTACCAACATCACTAGTTAACCCCTCACAATTAATTGTTGCTAACTGTCCCACGAGTGGAAAAGTAGCGCTAGATCAACCAAACAGGATCGACAAAGTTACTTCTACTCCTACCCCTGAGGTCAGTTACTTGCCAATGAGAGGAAAACGCCCCACTGCCAATACTCCTACTCCTGTTCGTCCGAAGAAAATAGTGGAAGCTCAAGGTTGGACTGTTGACGAAGATGGTACAATTATCCTGACGGTTGAACCGAATACTGTTATTCCTAAGAGTAATTGGTATATCCCTAAGTATTGTATTGATACGGATTGA